In the genome of Gordonia rubripertincta, one region contains:
- a CDS encoding ATP-binding protein, giving the protein MSGQVDQYHLSRLQLINWGVFDGYHSIPFSSNGSLITGSSGSGKSSLLDAISLAFLPDHRRNFNASGDATAAGSSSGKRTVGKYVRGAWGERRDGTNAHREIMYLRGTGPAWAAIAVTYTSSSGTAITGLVLKWLAAGKMTDAHSSYFIYDGDADIVEVCNEWAAANYNSAKFRDRGWRGGPGEGKYLSTLYSLIGIRGSDAAQQLLGKAKSLKSVGGLAQFVREFMLDAPTSIVGIADALEQIDPLVEARELLDVARRKRTILGNIEEVQERYATESATFSVLDTIDSNTIRSYVNNLRIRNAQPEVADLDDQITRLDGDLAALTTQHDQLRQDHSLLLARIATSTGDLAPLREQLGGAQKLSTEVTARRNAYEDKVSALGFSPPTNAEGFWSLREELIEEATKIDGQLEAGRAHYAEALAREVAARSRRDTAQEELGRVEQAGSALPRTEHEMRRVIAHALQIDESELKYVAELVELDPDEERWRLAVEKVLRNAGLRLLVPDKHFRSALRFVNSHDMRGRIQLHQAETRPMPVVEPGTLASKLRSVDPGHPCAAEAMTVLSKLGNHMCVDNPGEFSQYAKAVTDQGLRKDSAKLAVKDDRQQLRRSQYIFVGDVESKITALRDELAYEERVFEDAREDCAELDRERSAKEKRRDAYRRVCEQFTQWNEIDVDSVDDRVDQLTDQYDLLMEENPDVEALQRKAEDLWEQVRHAISQAALVKDKIARQDERRTQLLDLIDRLKPDDVPAQAEKTLDGFREDLSATLDVLNPEPYRQEIVKAAGRERDRMRSDARRSRDELARILDTYDEEFPDAIPNDSDDFDERIHDYVAVCRRIDERELPSAYERMRRLITEQAPGAILGLHMAADAEERRIVEQIERVNTGLGAVAFNRGTRLRLVPGRKKLAAVEELTEKARQISNRATAVSFGDEQAILEQYSDILLLRERLAGNTPEDRQWTRDALDVRNRFDFYCEEHDAESGETIRTYSNAGDNSGGEQEKLMAFCLAGALSFNLASPHGNDNRPIFAQLMLDEAFSKSDPQFAQQALSAFRKFGFQLIIVATVQNTSTIQPYVDNVVMVSKVEAGPDLRPVATATSTTIKAFSELRRSGSQLSV; this is encoded by the coding sequence GTGAGCGGGCAGGTCGACCAGTACCACCTGTCCCGGTTGCAGCTGATCAACTGGGGCGTGTTCGACGGGTATCACTCGATCCCGTTCAGCTCCAACGGTTCTCTGATCACCGGGTCGTCGGGTTCGGGCAAGTCGTCGTTGCTCGACGCCATCTCGCTGGCGTTCCTGCCCGACCATCGCCGCAACTTCAACGCCTCGGGCGATGCCACGGCCGCCGGCTCGTCGAGCGGTAAGCGCACCGTCGGCAAGTACGTGCGCGGCGCGTGGGGTGAGCGGCGCGACGGCACCAACGCGCACCGCGAGATCATGTACCTGCGCGGCACCGGACCGGCGTGGGCGGCCATCGCGGTCACCTACACCTCCTCCTCGGGAACCGCTATCACCGGCCTGGTCCTCAAGTGGCTGGCCGCGGGCAAGATGACCGACGCGCACAGCTCGTACTTCATCTACGACGGCGACGCCGACATCGTCGAGGTCTGCAACGAGTGGGCCGCCGCCAACTACAACTCGGCCAAGTTCCGCGACCGCGGCTGGCGCGGCGGACCCGGCGAGGGCAAGTACCTCTCGACGCTGTACTCGCTCATCGGGATCCGCGGCTCCGACGCCGCGCAGCAGCTCCTCGGAAAGGCCAAGTCGCTCAAGAGCGTCGGTGGTCTGGCGCAGTTCGTGCGGGAGTTCATGCTCGACGCCCCGACGTCCATTGTCGGCATCGCCGACGCCCTCGAGCAGATAGACCCGCTCGTCGAGGCCCGTGAGCTGCTCGACGTCGCGCGCCGCAAGCGCACCATCCTCGGCAACATCGAAGAAGTGCAAGAGCGGTACGCGACCGAGTCGGCCACCTTCTCCGTGCTCGACACCATCGACAGCAACACCATCCGCAGCTACGTCAACAACCTGCGGATCCGTAACGCGCAGCCCGAGGTCGCCGACCTCGACGACCAGATCACCCGCCTCGACGGTGATCTCGCCGCGCTGACCACTCAGCACGACCAGCTGCGCCAGGACCACAGTCTGCTGCTGGCCCGCATCGCCACCTCCACCGGCGACCTCGCCCCGCTGCGCGAACAGCTCGGCGGCGCACAGAAACTCAGCACCGAGGTCACCGCACGACGAAACGCGTACGAGGACAAGGTCTCCGCGCTCGGATTCAGCCCGCCGACCAACGCCGAGGGCTTCTGGTCGCTGCGAGAGGAGCTGATCGAGGAGGCCACCAAGATCGACGGCCAGCTCGAGGCCGGACGCGCCCACTACGCCGAGGCGCTGGCCCGCGAGGTCGCCGCCCGCAGCCGCCGCGACACCGCCCAGGAAGAACTCGGCCGCGTCGAACAGGCCGGATCCGCGCTGCCGCGCACCGAACACGAGATGCGCCGCGTCATCGCGCACGCGCTGCAGATCGACGAGTCCGAGCTCAAGTACGTCGCCGAGCTCGTCGAACTCGACCCCGACGAGGAACGCTGGCGCCTGGCCGTCGAGAAGGTACTGCGCAACGCCGGCCTGCGGCTCCTCGTGCCGGACAAGCATTTCCGCTCCGCCCTGCGTTTCGTCAACTCGCACGACATGCGTGGCCGGATCCAGCTGCACCAGGCCGAGACCCGCCCGATGCCCGTCGTCGAGCCGGGCACCCTGGCGTCCAAGCTGCGTTCGGTCGACCCGGGCCATCCGTGTGCGGCCGAGGCGATGACCGTGCTCTCGAAGCTCGGCAACCACATGTGCGTCGACAACCCGGGGGAGTTCTCCCAGTACGCCAAGGCCGTCACCGACCAGGGTCTGCGCAAGGACTCGGCGAAGCTGGCCGTCAAGGACGACCGTCAGCAGCTGCGCCGGTCGCAGTACATCTTCGTCGGTGACGTCGAATCCAAGATCACCGCGCTGCGCGACGAACTCGCCTACGAGGAGCGCGTTTTCGAGGATGCCCGCGAGGACTGTGCCGAACTCGACCGCGAACGTTCCGCCAAGGAGAAGCGCCGCGACGCGTATCGCCGTGTGTGCGAGCAGTTCACGCAGTGGAACGAGATCGATGTCGACTCCGTCGATGACCGCGTCGACCAGCTCACCGATCAGTACGACCTCCTCATGGAGGAGAACCCCGACGTCGAAGCCCTGCAGCGCAAGGCCGAGGACCTCTGGGAGCAGGTGCGCCACGCGATCTCGCAGGCCGCACTGGTCAAGGACAAGATCGCCCGGCAGGACGAGCGCCGCACCCAGCTGCTCGACCTCATCGACCGGCTTAAGCCCGACGACGTTCCCGCACAGGCGGAGAAGACCCTCGACGGCTTCCGCGAGGATCTCTCGGCGACACTCGACGTGCTCAACCCCGAGCCGTACCGACAGGAGATCGTCAAGGCCGCCGGCCGCGAGCGTGACCGCATGCGGTCCGATGCGCGTCGATCGCGTGATGAACTGGCCCGGATTCTCGACACCTACGACGAGGAATTCCCGGACGCGATCCCCAACGACAGCGACGACTTCGACGAGCGCATCCACGATTACGTCGCCGTCTGCCGCCGCATCGACGAACGCGAGCTGCCGTCCGCCTACGAGCGGATGCGCCGCCTGATCACCGAGCAGGCGCCCGGCGCGATCCTCGGTCTGCACATGGCCGCCGACGCCGAGGAACGACGCATCGTCGAACAGATCGAACGCGTCAACACCGGCCTCGGGGCGGTGGCGTTCAACCGCGGCACCCGCCTGCGGCTGGTACCGGGCCGCAAGAAGCTCGCCGCCGTGGAGGAGCTGACGGAGAAGGCGCGTCAGATCTCCAACCGCGCAACGGCGGTCAGCTTCGGCGACGAGCAGGCCATCCTCGAGCAGTACTCCGACATCCTGCTGCTTCGCGAACGCCTCGCCGGCAACACCCCGGAAGACCGCCAGTGGACGCGCGACGCCCTCGATGTGCGCAATCGCTTCGACTTCTACTGCGAGGAGCACGACGCCGAGAGCGGCGAGACCATCCGCACCTACTCGAACGCCGGCGACAACTCCGGTGGCGAGCAGGAGAAGCTGATGGCCTTCTGCCTCGCGGGTGCGCTGAGCTTCAACCTGGCCAGCCCGCACGGCAACGACAACCGGCCGATCTTCGCCCAGCTGATGCTCGACGAGGCGTTCTCCAAGTCCGACCCTCAGTTCGCCCAGCAGGCATTGTCGGCGTTCCGCAAGTTCGGGTTCCAGCTGATCATCGTTGCGACGGTGCAGAACACGAGCACGATCCAGCCGTACGTGGACAACGTGGTGATGGTGTCGAAGGTCGAAGCAGGTCCGGATCTGCGGCCGGTGGCGACGGCGACGTCGACGACGATCAAGGCGTTCTCGGAGTTGCGGCGGTCGGGGAGTCAGTTGTCGGTCTAG
- a CDS encoding DUF4194 domain-containing protein yields the protein MTSLPPEVRAERATKGAPEVNADTDPSLPEVRAQRATKGAETDLLDEFAGFDDLPTVANRTTSHAPSAPRFDGDVSEMPDRACWALQNLLARRYVSGDRQPQLWSWVSEYQDVLRIRLSELDLRLRLVDELQVAFVEQAGYDSRWGRRILKRETVHTYDAILALHLAKYIRAARDEDALITREEIHELFAGVTNTIDRDLALFDKRIERAIDKMEELEFLRKQRDDADTFTVSPVISAVMTASVITDLQRQFEQFIGSGDTGEEPPEAAAADATDLDAEDAYSDDEGDNW from the coding sequence ATGACATCTTTGCCCCCTGAGGTGCGAGCGGAGCGAGCCACGAAGGGCGCCCCTGAGGTGAACGCGGACACCGACCCCTCGCTCCCTGAGGTGCGAGCGCAGCGAGCCACGAAGGGCGCCGAAACCGACCTCCTCGACGAGTTCGCCGGCTTCGACGATCTCCCCACCGTCGCCAACCGCACCACCTCGCACGCCCCGAGCGCGCCTCGCTTCGACGGCGACGTCAGCGAGATGCCCGACCGGGCCTGTTGGGCGCTGCAGAACCTGCTGGCCCGCCGCTATGTCAGCGGTGACCGGCAGCCGCAGCTGTGGTCGTGGGTGTCGGAGTACCAGGACGTCCTGCGTATCCGCTTGTCCGAACTCGACCTCCGCCTGCGCCTCGTCGACGAACTGCAGGTCGCCTTCGTCGAGCAGGCCGGCTACGACTCCCGTTGGGGCCGACGCATTCTCAAGCGCGAGACCGTCCACACCTACGACGCGATCCTGGCGCTGCATCTCGCCAAGTACATCCGCGCCGCCCGTGACGAGGATGCGCTGATCACCCGCGAGGAGATCCACGAGCTCTTCGCCGGCGTCACCAACACCATCGACCGCGACCTCGCGCTCTTCGACAAGCGCATCGAGCGGGCCATCGACAAGATGGAAGAGCTCGAGTTCCTGCGCAAGCAGCGCGACGACGCCGACACCTTCACCGTCAGCCCAGTGATCTCCGCGGTCATGACGGCGTCGGTGATCACCGATCTGCAGCGACAGTTCGAGCAGTTCATCGGCTCCGGCGACACGGGGGAGGAGCCGCCGGAGGCTGCCGCCGCCGATGCGACCGACCTTGACGCCGAGGACGCCTACAGCGACGACGAAGGAGACAACTGGTGA
- a CDS encoding DUF3375 domain-containing protein — MEISAFPAQREAGRPAVPSESVQVTLGDALEANRALQKSAAVKLFAANNSALYVTLMERHLDYGTKMSEVELTMRLERDLAELDLTDDQPTGLELVKLWARQGWLHRVTDTTDPDAPNLCHLTSEARTVLDFMRRQRREDSIATGGSITGIAAELRRVAGQVSNDPETIRLELEAQMSDLDAELADLEAGRRPPVDLRVAEDSARAIGYQMEQIISDIGQYGTMLDRITTALLDDPGDSDLAYRDRQRQLFDDYEALLQSSQSASYQAFSQMIQDPERRARLKADIDTIIENFPGMDAGLRSVMDNFFGLVTQQMAEVGRTRQRCARRIRRFVASGTLEQSRGLARQLNDALATANDLLKSSLADRRLGYELPLAAPTLNSIGRLAFEIREHVPPAPALPAGGADADLSAFASMTGQVDTVELTETVNNAVAAGPVPLTEVIESLDEAYLAHVIVLWSWAQKQMAAGEKVPMTTVRFRSLLGEDHAIEVPDLTFTEPIPTAEVDAE; from the coding sequence ATGGAGATTTCTGCCTTCCCGGCTCAGCGCGAGGCCGGGCGACCTGCCGTACCGTCGGAATCGGTGCAGGTCACGCTGGGTGACGCCCTCGAAGCGAACCGTGCGCTGCAGAAGTCGGCGGCGGTCAAGCTGTTCGCCGCAAACAACTCGGCCCTCTACGTCACCTTGATGGAGCGTCACCTCGACTACGGCACCAAGATGTCCGAGGTCGAGCTGACGATGCGACTCGAACGCGATCTCGCCGAGCTCGACCTCACCGACGACCAGCCCACCGGCCTGGAACTGGTCAAACTGTGGGCCCGCCAGGGCTGGCTGCACCGCGTCACCGACACCACCGACCCCGACGCCCCCAACCTCTGCCACCTGACCAGCGAGGCCCGCACGGTCCTGGACTTCATGCGCCGCCAGCGCCGCGAGGACTCCATCGCCACCGGCGGCTCGATCACCGGCATCGCCGCCGAACTGCGACGCGTCGCCGGACAGGTCAGCAACGACCCCGAGACCATCCGCCTCGAGCTCGAGGCGCAGATGTCCGACCTCGACGCCGAGCTCGCCGACCTCGAAGCCGGCCGCCGCCCGCCGGTCGACCTACGCGTCGCCGAGGACTCCGCCCGCGCCATCGGCTATCAGATGGAGCAGATCATTTCCGACATCGGCCAGTACGGCACGATGCTCGATCGCATCACCACCGCGCTGCTCGACGACCCGGGCGACTCCGACCTCGCCTACCGCGACCGTCAGCGCCAGCTCTTCGACGACTACGAGGCACTCCTGCAGTCGTCGCAGTCGGCGTCGTACCAGGCGTTTTCTCAGATGATCCAGGACCCGGAGCGCCGCGCTCGCCTCAAGGCCGACATCGACACCATCATCGAGAACTTTCCCGGCATGGATGCCGGCCTGCGGTCGGTGATGGACAACTTCTTCGGGCTGGTCACCCAGCAGATGGCCGAGGTCGGCCGCACCCGTCAGCGCTGTGCTCGTCGTATTCGACGCTTCGTCGCGTCGGGCACCCTCGAGCAGAGCCGCGGTCTGGCCCGTCAGCTCAACGACGCCCTCGCCACCGCCAACGACCTCCTCAAGTCCTCGCTCGCGGACCGTCGCCTCGGCTACGAGCTGCCGCTGGCCGCGCCGACGCTCAATTCGATCGGCCGCCTCGCCTTCGAGATTCGCGAACACGTGCCACCCGCACCGGCATTGCCCGCCGGCGGCGCCGACGCCGACCTCTCGGCCTTCGCCTCGATGACCGGCCAGGTCGACACCGTCGAACTCACCGAAACCGTCAACAACGCCGTCGCGGCCGGACCCGTCCCGCTCACCGAGGTGATCGAAAGTCTCGACGAGGCGTACCTCGCGCACGTCATCGTGCTCTGGTCCTGGGCTCAAAAGCAGATGGCGGCAGGGGAGAAGGTGCCAATGACCACCGTGCGCTTCCGGTCCCTCCTCGGGGAGGACCACGCCATCGAAGTCCCCGACCTGACCTTCACCGAACCGATTCCGACTGCGGAGGTCGACGCCGAATGA
- a CDS encoding alpha/beta hydrolase, whose translation MVMADRPEVETASGPLTALAVAGLASSMLGGLARVPFKRPWSGPSGLLDNIGQSVTRQSIRTFMGYSMGLPIEEFRSMEKILDEICRVVMPPFVELTDGVELTDDTIGGVPGLWCRAKASTDAYVDEDEEKQEIGATILYLHGGGYIGTSPIMYSAFASSLVRITGFEVFIADYRMAPEFPFPAGVLDAADVYQALLGRGVSPEHIIVAGDSGGGGLAASLVAHLHEQGLPKPGALALFSPEIDLDLDHPSITENAQYDVLPWNIPVTPYLHGVQPNDARVSIIHADPEPDWFPPTFVCWGKDEMFRDGIREFAARLEDSEVPTRALEEPGMFHVFPILMPWAEASKRVFRELQELAQGHVASDPDATQTH comes from the coding sequence ATGGTGATGGCTGATCGTCCCGAGGTCGAGACCGCGTCCGGACCGCTGACGGCGCTGGCCGTCGCCGGACTGGCGTCGAGCATGCTCGGCGGGCTCGCGCGCGTGCCCTTCAAGAGGCCGTGGTCGGGGCCGTCGGGGCTGTTGGACAACATCGGCCAGTCTGTCACCCGGCAGTCCATCCGTACGTTCATGGGTTACTCGATGGGTCTGCCGATCGAGGAGTTCCGGTCGATGGAGAAGATCCTCGACGAGATCTGCCGTGTGGTGATGCCGCCGTTCGTCGAATTGACCGACGGGGTCGAACTGACCGACGACACCATCGGCGGCGTCCCCGGCCTGTGGTGTCGTGCGAAGGCGAGTACCGACGCCTACGTCGACGAGGACGAGGAGAAGCAGGAGATCGGCGCGACCATCCTGTACTTGCACGGCGGCGGCTACATCGGGACGTCGCCGATCATGTATTCGGCGTTCGCGTCGTCGCTGGTGCGGATCACCGGGTTCGAGGTCTTCATCGCCGACTATCGGATGGCACCCGAATTCCCCTTTCCCGCCGGGGTTCTCGACGCCGCGGATGTCTACCAGGCACTCCTGGGACGTGGGGTGAGCCCGGAACACATCATCGTCGCGGGCGACTCCGGTGGTGGTGGGCTCGCCGCGTCGCTCGTGGCGCACCTGCACGAGCAGGGTCTACCCAAGCCCGGTGCGCTGGCGTTGTTCTCCCCCGAGATCGATCTCGACCTCGACCACCCGTCGATCACCGAGAACGCCCAGTACGACGTGCTGCCGTGGAACATCCCGGTGACGCCGTACCTCCATGGTGTGCAGCCGAACGATGCTCGCGTCTCGATCATCCACGCCGACCCGGAGCCGGACTGGTTCCCACCGACATTCGTGTGCTGGGGCAAGGACGAGATGTTCCGCGACGGCATCCGGGAATTCGCAGCGCGACTCGAAGACTCCGAGGTGCCCACGCGCGCACTCGAGGAACCGGGGATGTTCCATGTGTTCCCGATCCTGATGCCGTGGGCCGAGGCGTCGAAGCGGGTCTTCCGAGAACTCCAAGAGCTCGCCCAGGGCCACGTGGCCAGCGACCCGGACGCGACGCAGACGCACTGA
- a CDS encoding ZIP family metal transporter — protein MLTAILYGLVTAVPIAIGAAIGLRWDLPARVLATLMAFGAGTMIAAVSTELFLPAFKQAGIGLAGAALFLGTAVYVIADHVVETKLGSRAIGPALMLGVFLDGVPENSALGVSLTAGGSLVLVVAIAVGNVPEAVSGASLMRREHDMSLRYALVMWVATAAILIAVTVGGYAVAEAISPTAISIVQAFAGGATLGVLANGLMPEAYREGGWWVGLATAGGFLLAFVLG, from the coding sequence ATGCTCACTGCGATCCTCTACGGACTCGTGACTGCGGTACCCATCGCGATCGGTGCCGCGATCGGTCTCCGCTGGGACCTCCCCGCACGCGTCCTGGCGACGCTGATGGCCTTCGGCGCGGGCACGATGATCGCCGCGGTCTCCACCGAACTGTTCCTGCCGGCGTTCAAGCAGGCGGGCATCGGCCTCGCCGGCGCCGCACTGTTCCTCGGTACCGCGGTGTACGTGATCGCCGACCATGTCGTCGAGACTAAACTCGGCTCCCGCGCCATCGGTCCGGCCCTCATGCTGGGTGTCTTCCTCGACGGCGTGCCCGAGAACAGCGCGCTGGGCGTCTCACTCACCGCGGGCGGCTCGCTGGTGCTGGTGGTGGCGATCGCCGTCGGCAACGTCCCCGAGGCGGTCAGCGGGGCGTCGTTGATGAGACGCGAACACGACATGTCGCTGCGCTACGCGCTCGTGATGTGGGTGGCCACCGCCGCGATCCTCATTGCGGTGACCGTCGGCGGTTACGCGGTGGCAGAAGCCATCTCGCCGACCGCGATCAGCATCGTCCAGGCCTTCGCCGGCGGCGCGACCCTCGGCGTCCTCGCCAACGGCCTGATGCCCGAGGCCTATAGAGAAGGCGGCTGGTGGGTTGGCCTGGCCACTGCGGGCGGCTTCCTGCTGGCGTTCGTCCTGGGTTGA
- a CDS encoding MSMEG_0572/Sll0783 family nitrogen starvation response protein, whose translation MPSFDETITENIAASLAEIPHPSLPKGSNIYGGTKIFPDYQAEDGETYFTLVHGIAHESSVSFVAVLQATRALRKGFESAMYFYGPGAINCLATRGFPTTGDSGFPGEQNINNALETFISEGGTVFCCRFGLALHGGREEDLIEGVIPAHPLDVQDAIIHYARKGAIINSTYMV comes from the coding sequence GTGCCCTCTTTCGACGAAACCATCACCGAGAACATCGCCGCGTCGCTGGCGGAGATCCCGCATCCCTCACTTCCCAAGGGGTCCAACATCTACGGCGGGACCAAGATCTTCCCGGACTACCAGGCCGAGGACGGTGAAACGTACTTCACGTTGGTGCACGGCATCGCGCACGAGTCGTCGGTGTCCTTCGTCGCGGTCCTGCAGGCGACCCGCGCCCTGCGCAAGGGTTTCGAATCGGCGATGTACTTCTACGGTCCCGGTGCCATCAATTGCCTTGCCACGCGTGGCTTTCCGACGACCGGCGACTCCGGATTCCCCGGTGAGCAGAACATCAACAACGCGCTCGAGACCTTCATCTCCGAGGGCGGCACCGTGTTCTGCTGCCGCTTCGGTCTCGCACTGCACGGCGGCCGCGAGGAGGACCTGATCGAGGGCGTCATCCCGGCGCATCCGCTCGACGTCCAGGACGCCATCATCCACTACGCACGCAAGGGCGCGATCATCAACTCGACCTACATGGTCTGA
- a CDS encoding MSMEG_0570 family nitrogen starvation response protein gives MPEMTVQVRWPDGQFRQYYSPSLVLHDHLAPGSYRVDDFRARATTALEEASARVRAKFGFACTSAAASAEEIADDAARHPDSAEVEVVSMYPPLPAHTTDLRERS, from the coding sequence ATGCCTGAGATGACCGTCCAGGTGCGCTGGCCCGACGGGCAGTTCCGCCAGTACTACTCCCCCAGCCTCGTGCTGCACGACCACCTTGCACCAGGGTCGTACCGCGTCGACGACTTCCGGGCGCGGGCCACCACCGCACTCGAGGAGGCGAGCGCACGCGTGCGGGCGAAGTTCGGTTTCGCGTGCACCTCGGCCGCCGCGTCCGCTGAGGAGATCGCCGACGATGCTGCGCGGCATCCGGATTCGGCGGAGGTCGAGGTGGTCTCGATGTATCCGCCGCTACCCGCCCACACCACCGACCTTCGGGAGCGCTCATGA
- a CDS encoding MSMEG_0569 family flavin-dependent oxidoreductase, with translation MNTHVPVVVIGGGQAGLSVSWYLGQAGVEHVVVEAETAVHAWADKRWDNFTLVTPNWHCRLPGYAYDGPDPDGFMTRDEVVDWLTGWLQTFDPPLIEHTRVTRLQRLCADRFEVTLDGPDGIRAVTCDQAVIATGGYPLPVIPPFASALDPAVHQLHSEQYFNPEQLPEGAVLVVGSGQSGTQIAEDLHLTGRQVHLAIGNAPRVARFYRGRDCMTWLSDMGLYDTPTQEYPGGRAAQEKTNHYVTGRDGGRDIDLRRFAVEGMQLYGLLTDGKDSTLRFAPTLTDALDKADATYNSICADIDRHIDSLGIEAPEPSRYEPVWAPDVDPVELDLAAAGVTSIIWAIGYRPDYRWIEASAFDGGGRPMQTRGITEVPGLSFVGLPWMHTWGSGRFLGIDRDARYLAAHIVGVLGENRPRLAAAQ, from the coding sequence ATGAACACACACGTTCCGGTCGTCGTCATCGGCGGCGGGCAGGCCGGCCTCTCGGTCAGCTGGTACCTCGGTCAGGCCGGGGTCGAGCACGTCGTCGTCGAAGCAGAGACCGCGGTCCATGCCTGGGCCGACAAGCGTTGGGACAACTTCACTCTCGTGACACCCAACTGGCATTGTCGGTTGCCTGGGTACGCCTACGACGGTCCCGATCCGGACGGGTTCATGACCCGCGACGAGGTGGTCGACTGGCTGACCGGGTGGTTGCAGACCTTCGACCCGCCACTCATCGAGCACACGCGAGTGACCCGACTGCAGCGTCTGTGTGCTGACCGGTTCGAGGTGACCCTCGACGGGCCGGACGGCATCCGCGCGGTGACGTGTGATCAGGCGGTGATCGCGACCGGCGGGTATCCGCTGCCGGTCATCCCTCCGTTCGCGTCGGCGCTCGATCCGGCGGTGCATCAGCTGCATTCGGAGCAGTACTTCAATCCGGAGCAGCTGCCCGAGGGCGCGGTGCTCGTCGTCGGGTCGGGGCAGTCGGGCACGCAGATCGCCGAAGATCTGCACCTGACCGGCCGGCAGGTTCACCTCGCGATCGGCAACGCGCCGAGGGTCGCGCGGTTCTACCGGGGACGCGACTGCATGACGTGGCTCTCGGACATGGGGCTCTACGACACTCCGACGCAGGAGTACCCAGGTGGTCGTGCCGCGCAGGAGAAGACCAACCACTACGTCACCGGCCGCGACGGTGGCCGCGACATCGACCTCCGGCGCTTCGCCGTTGAAGGCATGCAGCTCTACGGCCTGCTCACCGACGGCAAGGATTCGACGCTGCGGTTCGCGCCGACACTCACCGACGCACTGGACAAGGCCGACGCGACCTACAACTCCATCTGCGCCGACATCGACCGCCACATCGACTCGCTGGGGATCGAGGCGCCGGAACCCTCACGGTACGAACCGGTGTGGGCTCCCGATGTCGACCCCGTGGAGTTGGATCTGGCGGCCGCCGGCGTCACGTCGATCATCTGGGCCATCGGGTACCGACCCGACTACCGGTGGATCGAGGCCAGCGCCTTCGACGGTGGGGGCCGCCCGATGCAGACGCGCGGGATCACCGAGGTGCCCGGACTGAGCTTCGTCGGGTTGCCGTGGATGCACACCTGGGGATCGGGACGGTTCCTCGGGATCGACCGGGACGCGAGGTACCTGGCCGCGCACATCGTCGGTGTTCTGGGTGAGAACCGCCCGCGGTTGGCGGCGGCGCAGTAG
- a CDS encoding MSMEG_0568 family radical SAM protein — MTVSTRVDLALLGIRGDPPVQRTGGAGPSDDGHLMVDGLHAAIPRNPQSPFVFDGQRVLYDGVDVGIEVEAIGRPRFYDLQTADGISYEKIALLHGRNVLATTVVQTCIRYDESERCRFCSIEESLRSGSTIAVKKPDQLAEVARAAVELDGITQMVMTTGTTNGRDRGARHLARCVRAIKAAVPHLPIQVQCEPPADLAVLTELREAGADAIGIHVESLDDEVRRRWMPGKSSVSMDEYRAAWAEAVRVFGRNQVSTYLLVGLGEDTDEMIAGAKELADMGVYPFIVPFRRHAGTLAVDVDDAPAPDPAIVEKISREVARHLALIGMAGADQRAGCAACGACSILPTVGG; from the coding sequence ATGACGGTATCCACACGAGTTGATCTGGCATTGCTCGGGATTCGGGGGGACCCGCCGGTGCAGCGGACCGGCGGGGCCGGACCGAGCGACGACGGCCACCTGATGGTCGACGGACTGCACGCCGCGATACCGCGGAACCCGCAGAGTCCGTTCGTTTTCGACGGCCAGCGCGTCCTGTACGACGGGGTGGACGTCGGCATCGAGGTCGAGGCGATCGGGCGGCCCCGGTTCTACGACCTGCAGACCGCTGACGGGATCAGCTACGAGAAGATCGCCCTACTGCACGGGCGCAATGTCCTGGCGACGACGGTGGTGCAGACGTGCATCCGCTACGACGAATCTGAGCGGTGCCGGTTCTGCTCGATCGAGGAGTCGCTGCGGTCGGGGTCGACGATCGCGGTGAAGAAGCCCGACCAGTTGGCCGAGGTCGCGCGGGCCGCGGTGGAACTCGACGGCATCACCCAGATGGTGATGACCACGGGCACCACCAATGGCCGTGATCGCGGCGCTCGGCACCTCGCCCGCTGCGTCCGCGCGATCAAGGCCGCGGTCCCCCACCTTCCGATCCAGGTGCAGTGCGAACCACCCGCCGACCTCGCCGTCCTCACCGAACTCCGTGAGGCGGGCGCGGATGCGATCGGCATCCACGTCGAATCCCTCGACGACGAGGTGCGGCGTCGGTGGATGCCCGGCAAGTCGTCGGTGTCGATGGACGAGTACCGCGCCGCGTGGGCCGAAGCGGTGCGCGTCTTCGGTCGGAACCAGGTGTCGACGTACCTGCTCGTCGGGCTCGGTGAGGACACCGACGAGATGATTGCCGGCGCCAAGGAACTCGCCGACATGGGCGTCTACCCGTTCATCGTGCCCTTTCGGCGCCACGCCGGGACGCTTGCCGTCGACGTCGACGATGCGCCGGCACCGGACCCGGCCATCGTGGAGAAGATCAGTCGCGAGGTCGCGCGCCATCTTGCCCTGATCGGGATGGCGGGAGCGGATCAGCGCGCCGGATGCGCGGCGTGTGGTGCGTGCAGCATCCTCCCGACGGTGGGTGGCTGA